DNA from Candidatus Caccoplasma merdavium:
TCAATCGGCTGCCCCATGTGCATGTGCTAATTTTAAAAAAACGGTCTTATCATCAGCAAAGAGGTTTTGTCTCATTTTATCACTGATGTATGGAAACAACTTCTTTTACGGGATTCATCTTGGAAAGCATGTTTTGCGAAGTAGCTTGTCGTCAATGGTTGTCTCCAAATTCAAAACCCGTTTTATTGTGTTGGCAGCCATGGCTCTGACCGTGACTTGTATGCTAAACGCATGATGAGGTCTGCCTCGATGTTATTGACTGAATGGAGTCTGCTTGTAATTTGATGTAGAAAAATCCGTACTGGTGGCGGAAAAACAAATGCTCTATTGATGAAAAGTCTTTCTTTATGGAGAAAGGGCTGTCCTTCACGGACAGCCCTTTTTTATTTACATGGTAACCGTGAAAAAATATTAAATCTGATTTCCGGGGCGGGCGCCGGGCAAAATATCGTTAGCTTTGCAATCGGTATGGAGTGAATATCTTATCGAGTTTTTGTTCCCCGTACCGCCGGCGGGTCGGAAACGACCGGCCGTTGTGTTTAACCAATATGTATCTGTTTGGACCCGGATAGTTTTTTATCGAGTTTCATTGCCTCGGTCGAGGTCGCTCCCGTGACATGGAGGAGTGCCCTGTTTCTTCTCTTGGCCCTTTTTTCGTTGGGCGTATCGGCATTTATGGCGGCTTCTGAAATAGCCTTTTGTTCGCTTTCCTCTCGTGACTTGGAGAAAATCGAGGCCGCGGAAAGTTCTCGGGATACCCGTTTGCCGGCGTTGCTTGACCGTTCGTCCTATCTCATGATGGAGATTTTCATCGTGAACAATTTGGCCAATATGATGGTCATCATGTCGGGCATCTTCTTCCTTACCGAAATATTTGACTTTTCGCATGCCTGGACGGGTTATGTATTGTCGTTCCTGCTGTTTGTGTTGGTGATTCTGCTTTTCGGGGAGATTGTGCCTAAGGTCTATGCCCGGCAGAATGCTTTGAGAATGGTGCGTCGTGCGGCTCCGGTGATGTCGTTGCTCGAAGTGTGCCTGGGAGGCGTGGCCAAATTGATGGTGGGCTCGGCATCATATATCGAGCGTCGTTTCGGTCACAAGGAGTCGACCATATCCATGGACGAACTTTCCCATGCGGTGGAGATGACTCAGGCCACCACCGGAGAGGAGAAGGAGATGTTGCAGGATATCGTGCGTTTTGGAGACAAGACGGTGCAGGAGATTATGACGGCGCGTACCGACTTGACCGATGTCGACATTCACATCGATTTCTCTTCACTGCTGCAACTCATCGTCGAAACCGGTTATTCGCGCATTCCCGTCTACGACGGCTCGCAGGACAATATCAAGGGTGTCATTTATATCAAGGATTTGTTGCCCTATCTTTCGCGCGGCAGCGACTTTGACTGGCGGCACCTGTTGCGTCCGGCCTATTTCGTTCCCGAAGGCAAGATGATTGATGAGTTGCTCGAAGATTTTCGGCGTCAGCATATACACATGGCGGTGGTTGTCGATGAGTTTGGCGGTACGTCGGGTGTCGTGACGCTCGAAGATATTCTTGAAGAGATTGTGGGTGAAATCAGCGACGAGTATGACGAAGACGAACCTTTGTTTACCCGCATCGATGAACACCATTACATCTTCCAGGGAAAAATCCCGCTGGAAGATTTTTATGAAATCACGCGTTCCGACGCGGCCGAGTTTGGCGTCGACGACGATGTGGAAACACTGGCCGGACTCATACTTTTTGCTACCGAGGATTTCCCGAAACCGCTCGAAGAGATACGCATGGGACGTTTCTTGTTCCAAGTCATGGATATTGACAAGTATCGTATC
Protein-coding regions in this window:
- the gldE gene encoding gliding motility-associated protein GldE — encoded protein: MDPDSFLSSFIASVEVAPVTWRSALFLLLALFSLGVSAFMAASEIAFCSLSSRDLEKIEAAESSRDTRLPALLDRSSYLMMEIFIVNNLANMMVIMSGIFFLTEIFDFSHAWTGYVLSFLLFVLVILLFGEIVPKVYARQNALRMVRRAAPVMSLLEVCLGGVAKLMVGSASYIERRFGHKESTISMDELSHAVEMTQATTGEEKEMLQDIVRFGDKTVQEIMTARTDLTDVDIHIDFSSLLQLIVETGYSRIPVYDGSQDNIKGVIYIKDLLPYLSRGSDFDWRHLLRPAYFVPEGKMIDELLEDFRRQHIHMAVVVDEFGGTSGVVTLEDILEEIVGEISDEYDEDEPLFTRIDEHHYIFQGKIPLEDFYEITRSDAAEFGVDDDVETLAGLILFATEDFPKPLEEIRMGRFLFQVMDIDKYRIGKIKVSFEDKVEDGDEE